The Solibacillus daqui genome has a segment encoding these proteins:
- a CDS encoding DRTGG domain-containing protein, which produces MSTKHERILQYIESLPVGDKISVRQIAKEMQVSEGTAYRAIKEAENRRLVSSIERVGTIRIEKKKKENIERLTFAEIVNIIDGQVLGGKSGLHKTLTKFVIGAMKLEDMMRYTDAGSLLIVGNRTQAHEYALKTGAAVLITGGFDSTERNKQLADELDLPIISTSYDTFTVATMINRAIYDQLIKKDILLIEDVYVPIEDTAVLKNSDTIADFHKQNLRTTHGAFPVVTQQNKLVGMITSKDVIGKDEDEPIEKVMTKNPIAASMKTSVATAGHRMIWEGIDLLPVIDDGGSLRGVISRQDVLKAIQIAQRQPQHGETIDDLVKNEMRVTGEDDIVVEFTVTPQMTNQFGAISYGAFTTLLSEVGAFALKRRKRGEAVVENMNIYFIKPVQMESVLTVQPRILDMSRKFVKMDFEVYSKGLLVGKAMMTFQLLER; this is translated from the coding sequence TTGTCAACAAAACACGAGAGAATATTACAATATATTGAATCACTACCAGTCGGAGATAAAATTTCTGTTCGTCAAATTGCAAAGGAAATGCAAGTGAGTGAGGGAACTGCCTATCGAGCGATTAAGGAAGCGGAGAATCGTCGCTTAGTAAGCTCTATTGAACGTGTCGGAACCATTCGGATTGAAAAGAAAAAGAAGGAAAATATTGAGCGTCTAACATTTGCTGAAATCGTGAATATTATTGATGGTCAAGTTTTAGGTGGAAAATCAGGTCTACATAAAACTTTAACAAAATTCGTAATAGGAGCGATGAAGCTAGAAGATATGATGCGCTACACGGATGCAGGTAGTTTACTGATTGTCGGTAACCGTACGCAAGCGCATGAATACGCATTAAAAACAGGCGCGGCTGTATTAATTACAGGTGGCTTCGATTCGACTGAGCGAAATAAGCAGTTGGCTGATGAATTAGATTTACCAATCATCTCAACAAGTTATGATACATTTACCGTTGCAACAATGATTAACCGTGCGATTTATGACCAATTAATCAAAAAAGATATATTATTAATTGAAGATGTGTATGTGCCAATCGAGGATACGGCAGTGTTGAAAAATTCCGACACAATTGCCGATTTCCACAAACAAAATTTACGTACAACACACGGTGCATTCCCGGTTGTCACACAACAAAATAAACTTGTCGGAATGATTACGAGTAAAGACGTAATCGGAAAAGACGAGGATGAGCCAATCGAAAAAGTAATGACGAAAAATCCAATTGCTGCCTCAATGAAAACGAGTGTTGCAACAGCAGGTCACCGTATGATTTGGGAAGGAATCGACCTATTACCTGTTATTGATGATGGTGGTTCATTGCGTGGTGTTATTAGCCGTCAAGACGTGTTAAAGGCGATTCAAATTGCCCAACGTCAACCACAGCATGGCGAAACGATTGATGATTTAGTGAAAAACGAAATGCGTGTTACAGGTGAAGATGATATCGTTGTCGAGTTTACGGTTACACCGCAAATGACGAACCAATTCGGTGCAATTTCATACGGCGCTTTCACAACTTTATTATCAGAAGTAGGGGCGTTTGCATTAAAACGTCGTAAACGTGGTGAAGCAGTTGTAGAGAATATGAATATTTATTTCATCAAGCCTGTACAAATGGAGAGTGTATTAACCGTGCAACCACGTATTTTGGACATGTCACGTAAATTCGTAAAAATGGACTTTGAAGTATATAGTAAGGGATTGTTAGTCGGTAAAGCAATGATGACATTCCAGCTATTAGAGCGCTAA
- a CDS encoding YtpI family protein, whose protein sequence is MVYLNFLLVAGIIASLVFYFYFKTKQFRSTLPIRTKWYKAKSGIALAAFIIFFGFNATILYPDLIGYIVAVVFLIIGISLGTNNYKRMRHEGRFIQEEYELNK, encoded by the coding sequence ATGGTTTATTTAAATTTCTTGTTAGTAGCTGGTATTATTGCATCTCTTGTTTTTTATTTTTATTTCAAAACAAAGCAGTTCCGTTCGACGTTGCCAATTCGTACGAAATGGTATAAGGCCAAATCAGGTATTGCACTCGCTGCATTTATCATTTTCTTTGGGTTCAATGCAACGATTCTTTATCCTGATCTGATTGGCTATATTGTAGCGGTTGTATTTTTAATTATTGGTATCAGTCTTGGTACGAATAACTACAAACGTATGCGTCACGAAGGGCGTTTCATTCAAGAGGAATACGAATTAAATAAATAA
- a CDS encoding metal-dependent hydrolase: MQISYHGHSVVKIETNGTTILIDPFIKGNGQTDLIVENENPNVILLTHGHNDHVGDTVELSKKNNALVVAPYELADYLGWQGCNVHNMHIGGARQFEFGKVKFTQAFHGSSYVTENNEIIYTGMPAGILFTAEGKTIYHAGDTALFGDMELIGKRHPIDVAFLPIGDNFTMGPEDAAYAVSLLKPKIVVPIHYNTFPPIKQDPYEFAKLVEGAEVQILSAGESVKL, encoded by the coding sequence ATGCAAATTTCTTATCACGGACATTCCGTCGTAAAAATCGAAACGAATGGAACGACCATTTTAATTGATCCATTTATTAAAGGAAATGGGCAAACCGATTTAATAGTTGAAAACGAGAATCCTAATGTTATTTTATTGACACATGGTCATAACGATCACGTAGGGGATACGGTAGAGCTTTCAAAGAAAAACAATGCACTTGTTGTAGCACCATACGAACTAGCTGATTATTTAGGGTGGCAAGGCTGTAATGTACACAATATGCATATTGGGGGTGCACGGCAGTTTGAATTTGGCAAAGTGAAGTTTACACAAGCATTTCATGGCTCATCTTATGTAACAGAAAATAACGAAATTATTTATACAGGAATGCCAGCGGGAATTTTATTTACAGCAGAAGGAAAGACCATTTACCATGCAGGAGATACAGCGCTATTTGGAGATATGGAGTTAATCGGGAAACGTCATCCGATTGATGTAGCGTTTTTACCTATTGGTGATAATTTTACGATGGGGCCTGAAGATGCAGCCTACGCTGTATCATTGTTAAAGCCAAAAATTGTTGTACCAATCCATTACAATACATTCCCACCAATTAAGCAAGATCCATATGAATTTGCGAAGCTTGTAGAAGGTGCGGAAGTACAAATATTATCAGCCGGTGAGTCGGTAAAGCTTTAA